The Bacillota bacterium genome contains a region encoding:
- a CDS encoding N-acetylglucosamine-6-phosphate deacetylase — protein sequence MIESIRDLPEQRTDLPYIAPGLVDIQINGCFGWDFGSDILNPAEWEAVVQRLLAHGVTEFCPTIVTGDLRWIGRILQSIAKARQSSRLIARALIGVHLEGPYISPEDGPRGAHPRQFVSFPDWEEFQRLQELAQGAIRIITLAP from the coding sequence GTGATTGAATCGATCCGGGACCTTCCGGAACAGCGGACGGATCTGCCCTATATCGCGCCGGGATTGGTGGACATCCAGATCAATGGGTGTTTCGGCTGGGACTTTGGCTCCGATATCCTAAACCCAGCGGAATGGGAAGCGGTGGTCCAAAGACTCCTAGCACACGGGGTGACGGAATTCTGTCCTACGATTGTCACCGGTGATCTCCGCTGGATTGGCCGCATCCTCCAATCCATTGCCAAGGCCCGGCAGAGTTCCCGCCTCATCGCAAGGGCTCTGATCGGGGTCCACCTAGAAGGCCCCTACATTTCCCCGGAGGATGGTCCCCGGGGGGCCCATCCGCGGCAGTTCGTCTCCTTCCCCGATTGGGAAGAATTCCAGCGGCTTCAGGAACTGGCCCAGGGTGCGATTCGGATTATTACCCTCGCCCCCG